The nucleotide window GATGCTTTAATTAATGCGGTGAAAGGCGATGACTAACATTACATTTTCACCTAAGCAACTTGAGATTATCCGCGCTCCGTTTGATGTGACACTTGAAGCCAATGAAGGGACACCCCGGTCGGGAAAAACAACAGCTGGACATTTCCGATATGCTTATTACTTATCTGTCACACCAGATGAAAACCATTTGATTGTAGCCTATAACCAAGAACAAGCTTATCGTTTATTCATTGATGGTGATGGAACAGGCTTGCTGCACATATTTGGTGACTTAGCTAAACCGAAAAGTGACAGGCTTGGTGACCATTTAGAAGTACACACGTCGAAGGGTATTAAAAAGGTGTATTACAAGGGTGGAGGTAAGGTTGACAGTGTAAAAGCAATAACAGGTATGTCGCTTGGCTCTGTGGTCTTTTGTGAAATTAATCTATTGCATATGGATATGATTCAGGAGTGTTTCCGTCGCACCTTTGCGGCGCGGATGCGGTATCATCTTGCAGATCTCAATCCGCCGGCTCCAAATCATCCTGTTATTGAGAATGTGTTTAATGTGCAAAAGACGCGATGGAAGCACTGGACCATTCAAGATAATCCGATTATCACACCTGAACGAAAGCAAGAGATCTACGACACACTTGCTAAGAACCCGTATTTACTGCAGCGTGACTGGTATGGCAAACGAGTGATGCCGGAAGGCGTTATATACGCCATGTTTGATATGGACAAGCACATTGTGTCTACTTTGCAGGGAGAACCCTTGGAAATGTACTTTACAGCGGATGGCGGGCAAAGCGACGCGACCAGCTGCGCGTGTTATATTGTCACCCGGCAAAAGGTAGATGATCAACTAAAATATAAGCTGAATCGTGTCGCTCATTACTATCATTCTGGAAAAGAAACAGGTCAAACTAAGGCAATGAGCATTTATGCTAAGGAAATCAAAGAGTTCGTTCAATGGTGCGTAGCCACTTTCCAGATGCGATATACCGAAGTATTCGTAGATCCCGCGTGTAAATCCTTACGTGAGGAATTACACTTGCTGTTGATTGATACGCGTAAAGCAGATAACAATGCACATGATGTGAAGGGCAATGCAAAAGGCATTGAAGTCGGTATTGAGCGCGGGCAAAATGCACTGTCTAATGGTCAGTTTTACTTAGTGGAGACAGAACAGTATGGCCATTATCATTTCTTGAAAGAGGTCGGGATGTACTGCCGCGATGATAGTGGGAAGCCAATAGACGAATGGAACCATGCAATGGATGAATTTCGCTATGGCGTGAACTATTTCTATAAACGATATGTCATTTAAGGAGGTGAGCGGGTGCTTAAAAGCCTAATCGCCAAGATAAGGCAGGTGTTATATAAAATGAATTTGATTAAAGGTATTAAGAGTGTATCGCAGGTCCGAGACATTGCTGTAAGTGATGAACAGTATCGCCAAATCGAAGTCTGGAAACAACTTTATCAAGGCTATTACAGCGAGTTTCATGATATCCAATACCAAACTGTAAATGGTAAAAAAGAACGCCGTATGAACAGCTTAAATATGCCAAAAGTCATCTCACAGGAGATGGCTTCTTTAGTTTTCAATGAAAAATGTAGCATTAATATTTCTGATGAAACGTTGGCTGCTAATATCGAAACGGTGTTTAAGGTAAACAATTTCCAAAGAGAGTTTCAAAGGTACCTAGAGTATAAGTTTGCTTTAGGCGGTATAGCTATCAAAGGATTCGTTCATGGCAAAGACATTAAATTGTCATACGTCACAGCTGATTGTTTTATCCCCCTCTCTTGGAGCAATAAAGAAGTTACAGAAGGTATTTTTGTAAATGAGTTTTTTAAAAGTGATAAGAAATATACCCACTTGGAGTGGCATGTGTGGGAAGGGCAAACCTACGTCATTCGCAATGAATTGTATGAGAGTCAAAATAAAGAAAGTTTAGGTGTGAAAATATCGCTTCATAGCCATTTTCCAGAGTTACAAGAAGAGGTAGCTATAAACGGTCTAAAACGTTCTTTATTCGTCTATATCAAGCCAAATACGGCAAATAACGTCGACTTAAACAGTCCGTTAGGTGTTTCGTTGTATGCGAATGCACTGGATACGCTAAAAGCACTTGATACAGCGTTCGATAGCTTTGAGCGTGAGTTCCGTTTGGGTAAGAAACGGATTTTAGTTCCGACTAATGCCATTAAAACGGTAGTGGATCCGCAGACTGGGACTATGCAGCGGTACTTTGATGCAAATGATGAAGTATACGAAGCTTTTAACTTCAGTGAAGAAATGAAGCAAATCCAGGATATTAAAGTGGAGCTGCGGGTGGAAGAGCATATTGCTGCTATTAATGCCTTATTGACGCATTTAGCTATGCAAGTCGGCTTTAGTGCTGGAACATTCACCTTCGATAGCGCAGGATTAAAAACGGCTACAGAAGTCATCAGTGAAAACTCGAAGACATTCCGTACCAAAACTAGCCATGAAACCACAATTGAAGCGGGAATTCAAGAGTTAATCAATGTCGTTATTGAAGTAGCGGCTTTATATAACATCTTTCCAAGACCTAGCAAAGAATATGAAGTCACTGTTACCTTTGACGACTCCATCACAGAAGATAAAACAACGAATGCGACTTATTGGACTGGTCTTGTTATCAATGGGTTATCGAGTAAAAAATTAGCGATCATGAAAATCCATGGTCTTACAGAAGAGCAAGCACAGAAAATGCTACAAGAGATTCAAGAAGAGAACAAAACCATGCTTCCAGAAGCAGTAGATTTATTCGGTACATCCAAGCCGAAAGAAGAGGACGAATAATGGCTCTTACTCCTAACCAATTGCAACAGCTCTCTATGTTTATGGTCGATATTTATAATGCGATTGAAGAAGAATTGCTGGTCAACATAGCCCGAATCCTAAAACAAGATAGAGATTTATTACTGCTTGCTGAGAATGGCGCAGAATACCAACATTGGCGTATCGTGCAGCTTCAAAAACTAAACACGTTAACGCAACAACAAATGAGGATCATTGCCAAACATTCGGGAAAAACAGCTGAGGAATTAAAGAAGATGCTGGAAACAGCAGGCTTTACCGCGGTGGAACAGCACGAATCGATTTTCCAAGAGGCGTTACAAGGAGGAAGTTCATTACTGACAGCTCCACCGCCACACACCAGCATGGCGCTCATTAGTGTACTGAATGCCTATGAACAGCGAGCGAAAGACACTTTTAATCTTATCAATACAACTATGCTACAGCAGTCTCAGCAGGTCTATATAGACGTTCTGAATAAAACAGTAGGTAAGGTATTAAGTGGCGTTATTACACCACAGCAGGCGTTAAAACAGACGGTTTCTGAATGGTCTCAGCGTGGCATTCCGGCATTGATTGATAAAGCAGGTAGGCGCTGGAGCACGGAAGCTTATGTCAACATGGTTACGCGTACGCTTAGCCAGCAAGTTGCAAACGATATGCAGCTTACTCGTATGGATGAATATGGTGTGGATTTAGTAGAAGTTAGTTCACACATGGGCGCCCGGCCACGATGCGCACCGTTTCAAGGTCGTATTTTTTCTAAAAGTGGTCAGAGTAAACGATACCCAGCATTCTCTAGTACATCGTATGGAGAAGCTGCGGGGCTCTTAGGTATTAACTGTCATCATGTGGTGTATCCGTACATTCAAGGGAAATCTACAAAGCGATATCAACCCTATGATGCTGCTGAAAATAAGCAAGCGTATCAAGAAAGTCAACAACAACGGCACCTAGAGAGACAAATCCGGAAAGCGAAAAAAGAAGCAAATGTCATGCAAGCACTTGGTGATCTAGAAGGTGTAAAAGAAGCAAAAATGAAAGTGGCTCAGCGTCAAGCTGCAATGAGGGAATTTATTGAACAGACGAAGAGAACACGTAGATATGATCGAGAACGCATTGTATAGCGTTCTTTTTCTTTTGTCCGTTATTCGTAGTGGACGTTAAACAAAACGAAAGGACAAAAACCCTTTTGGGAGGTAGAAACGATGGAGGAACAAACGCAACAACAAACAGCTGACCAACAAGCTGAAGGTCAACAAGTTGGAGGAGAACAAACTACTGCTACGCAATCGGTAAAAACCTTTACACAAGAAGATGTAAATGGGATTGCTGCCAAAGAAGCAAAGAAAGCACAAGAGAAGCTTTTGAAACAGCTAGGCATTCAAGACTTTGAAAGCGCAAAAGACGGTCTTACAAAGTTTCGGGAATGGCAAGAGTCACAAAAAACGGAACAAGAAAAGGCAAATGAAAAGCTGACATCCTACGAAAATCAAGTCAAAGAAAGCCAAGATATCATTTTCTCTTTAAAAGCAGAAAATGCAGCTATTAAAGCCGGTATTACGGATGAAAAGAATCTAAATGCAGTCATCACATTGGCGAAAACCAAGATAACGGATGAGGTAGACATTGCGCAGGCTATCACGTTGGTTGTCGAGGAATTCCCACATTTCAAAACAACTCAGCAACAAGAAGAACAGAACCCTCATTTCACAAGTGGACAGCACCAGAGGAAAACAGATACATCTGATGCGTTTGTCCGCGCATTACTAGGAAAATAAAAGGAGGCACTAACCTATGCCAAACGCAATTAACTATGCACAAAAGTATGGTCAGGAGCTTGATCAAGTCCTGAAACAAGAGTCTTTAACAGCGGAGCTTGAAACACCCAACGTGAACTGGTTGAACGCGAAAACGTTCCAAGTTCCAACTGTTGCTGTTTCTGGTTATAAAACGCACTCTCGTAACGGTGGCTACAACCGTGGAGATGTAACAACTACGAATGAGCCGTATACACTCGGCTTTGATCGTGACATTGAATTCTTCGTGGATCAAGCAGATGTAGATGAATCCAATCAAGCCGCTTCTGCCGCAAACATCACAAAGGTGTTCATGACAGAAAACGCGATTCCTGAAGTGGATGCATACCGCTTCTCTAAAATGGCAACTCGTGCGAAAGCGGACACTCGCTTTGCTGCTGAAGCAGTAGATAAAACAAATATTTACGGGAAGCTAAAAGCAGCTATCTTACCAATTCGTAAATATGGTCCATCTAATATTATCGTATATATGTCTTCTGCGGCTATGGATGCATTGGAGCAATCTACAGACTTCCAACGCAAAATTGATGTTATGTCTAATAGTGGTGCGATTAGCACACGTGTAACATCCATTGATGGGGTGAAGCTTAAAGAGGTTTGGGATGCAGGGCGATTCCATACGTCTTTCAACTTTACATCAGGCTTTGTCTCTGCGACAGGGTCATTTGCTATTAATTTCTTGGTGGTAGCTAAGCCATCTATCGTAGCGAAAGCGAAGCTAAGCAGCATTTATCTGTTCCAACCAGGTCAGCATACACAAGGGGATGGTTACTTGTATCAAAACCGCATGTACCACGACCTGTTTGTGATGAAAAATAAAGCGGATGGTTTATACGTGTCTCATGGCACAGTAGCGAAGCCGTAAAGGGAGGATGACATATGAAGTTGTTGAAGAAAGATAACGCGTATATCGAGGCAGATGATACTCTTGCAAAAGAATTGGAGCTAAACGGCTATGAAGTTGTAGAGGGCTACGAAGTAGAAGAGAAAGCGCCAGCAAAGACTTCAAAATCTAAGGAGTGAGCGTAATTGGCATACATTGATACCAATTACTATCAAAATGAATATGGCGGTATTGCGGGAGGGGACAGCACCCTCCTTGCTGTTTTGATAAAGCGAGCTAGTGACGTCATAGACCAAATAACCGGTTATAAAATTGCAATGAGCCCGAATAAACTGAGTGATTTTCCTGCTTTTGTACAGGAACAAGTGAAAAAGGCAACAGCTGTTCAAACAGAGCATTTCGTGTTAAACGGTCAACAAGCATTCAATGGAGATGCATTAAACAGTGTGAGTATCGGAAAGTTTCGGTATAGCGGATCAGGAGCAAGTGGCAATGCAGGCAGAACCAATCCAGCGGTTATTGAATACTTGAAACCAACGGGATTGTTGTATACAGGAGTGGATACGCTATGACACGGCCCATTCCCTTACAATTATTGATTCACACTGTGGAATACCATCAATATAACGGGAACAGCACCTGGGGAGAAGCCTATAAGGCTCCTGTTATGCTTTATAACGTTTTAGTGCAGTCCATTCCTTCTTATCGGCGTAAGATTGGGACAAGCGAGCGGGAACAGGAGAATAATTCTTCTATTTTGTTCTTTGATGCCGTGCATTCTTATCCAAAAGTGAATTGGCAAGAAAAATCCAAGATTGTACTGAACGGTACAACTTACTATGTAGCCAATGTGGATGAATTCTATGGATTTGGCACCACTCCCCACCACTGGGAGGTTACATTGGTATGATTAAATTCGATGTAAAGATTACGTATGATGCCCAAAAAACGATGGATAAAGCGCAACAGGCCTTGAATAAAGCTCAATTGGCATTAGATGAGCAAATATTAAAGGACAGCAACAACTTTATCCCAAAAGATACAGGCGCGCTTGAACAGAGCTCCTTGCGTTTTAGTCGGCCGGGAGAAGGGCATATCGAATGGAATACACCATATGCCAGACGTCTCTATTACAACCCACAATATAACTTTTCACAGGATAAAAACCCAAATGCACAAGGGTTATGGTTTGAAGAAGCCAAAGCGCGTCACGGATCAGATTGGGAAAAGATTGCACAACATACTGTGAATCAGAATATGGGATAGGAGGTGTTTGGGTGGATCTACTTCAGCGGTTAATTGACAAAATCACAACAAATATAGCATTACCCGCTCCTATACAAGTTGGAGTATTGAGTACACAGTCTCCTGCTATCTGTATCCGGCAAACACCTTCTTATCCTTCAACAAAGTATTTGGATAAGGGAAATACGTATCAGTTTGCTTTTCAAATCCTTATCAAAGATCACAATCAACAGCAGGCTGTCTTCACACTGCAAGATATCACCTTTTTCTTAGATAATCTGGGAAATGGGGCTATCGTAAGTGGGAATGGCAGCTTTTCATTTGTATCGTGTAACGTGTATACCATGCCAAATTTCGTGCAGAAAACGGAACATGATGAATATGTCTACACTGCTTTATTCCAAGCGGAAATTGAAAGGAGAGGTGTTTAATGCCACCACAAGGGTTGTTATTGCAGTCTACTCATTTGTTTGAATTGAATACAACACCAGGTGTAGCGCCTGGTACGTTTGCACGTCTTGCGGAAGGACTAAATAATTTCGAGCCCAACACAAATGAAGAAGTTGCGCAGGATACGTATTTAGACGGCAAAGGGTTTGCATCTTCTACAGTGACGGGAGCTCAATTAATTCTAACGTTCACTGGTCACCGTAAATTCGGGAATCCAGCGCAGGACTATATCTTTAGCAAATTAACGAAGTTAGGTTCGGAGCGTGAAACAGATTTTCGCTGGACATTACCGGATGGAAGTAAATTCGAAGGAGCCTGCACAATTGCGAACATTGAAGGACCAAGCGGGGATGCAAACGCAAAAGGTGAAATCTCCTTTGAGATCCACTTTAATGGTGAACCGACATTTACACCGGCTGCAGCGGATGGTACACCTCCTACAGTCACAACCAACCCGATTGATGGTGCAACCGGATTTGCTGTAGGTTCTAACATTGTTTGGACATTCTCTGAAGCCATTCAAAGCAGCTTAGTAACAGATGCAAACTTCTTCGTTACCAAAGCGGATGGCACGCCTGTAGCGGGGACGCTTGCGCTTAGTGCAGGCAACACAGTAGTTACCTTTGACCCGACAGCCAACTTAACCGCAGCCACAGATTACATTGCTGTTGCGACGAGGAATGTTAAGGATGTTGCGGGTAATGCACTCGCGGCCAACAGCATTACCAACTTTAGAACTGTATAAGAAGCAGGAAGTGTCTGAAAGGATACTTCCTTTTTAATTGAGAAAGGGTGGAGAACATGCGTAAATTTGAATTTGCTAAGGCTTATGAAGAGGTAGAGATTGCAGGTAAAACGTATCGAATTGATTTTTCTGATGACAAAGTCGAACAGTATCAAAAGGGGTTTAAAGAGTTTTATGCAGAAGCACAAAAGTTAGAAACTTTAGATTTGGAACATCTGACAGATGAAGAACAAAAACATGTGATAGACAATCAAAAAGATTTGGTAAAACGTTTTGCCAATCAATTATTAGGTGAAGACGCATTTGAAGAACTGTATGAAAAAGCAGGACGGTCTATGCTCAATATGTTTGATTTGTTAGCCTATATCGCTGATATCATGAAAGAAAAAACAGAGCAATCCCGCATTGAGAAAAAGAGCAAGTATGTGAAGAAGGGAAGGGCATGAGCTCTTTTCTTCTTACATCTGATTTTGATGATTCTTTTTTATACAAAGGGCAAGTACTGCATGTAGATTTATCATTCGATAATGTATTACGTGTATTTGAACTATTCAAAGATCCTGTGTTCTCTGATGGGGAAAAGATTGAGATTGCATTAGAAATGTTACTTATAGAATATTCGAGTATACAACATCTTTCTACAAAGGATTTGTACACTCTTTTTTTATATATTTTTAAAGAATTTCTGGATATGGATTTGACTCAGCAAGAAGAAGCGGACAGCCAAAAAGTATATGATTTTGAACAAGACGCAGGCATTATTTATGCGTCCTTTTTACGTGCATATCAAATGGATTTGTTTGAGCAACATGGGAAATTGCATTGGCGAAAATTCCTGCAACTCCTTACGCATTTAGATGAAAAGTCCAAATTTAAAGAGGTAATTAGTTATCGTCAAATGAAGGTGCCAGCACCAGATAAGCATAACCAGGAATACCGCGATCATGTCATGCGCATGAAGCGTATGTATCGTCTGGAACAAGAGATAAATGAACAGCAAGCCTTAGAACAATTGGACAAAAAATTTGATAACGTGGCAGCATTCTTGAAAACAAGGGGGTGAAACGATGTCAGATGGCAGAGTCATTATTGATTCCAAAATAGATGGGACTGGTGCTGAACAAGGCTTACAACAAATTCAAACGAAATTGAATGAAGTGAAACAGAAGTTCCAAGAAGCAGAAAAAGCACTATTGCCATTTAAAACACAACTTTTACAAACGGAAGTGAAGATGCTGGAATTAGCGCAATCCATGGACACATTCCAAGGAACCAATGCACAGTTTATGGACCAGGTAAAACAGCTTGGGGCCGAGTATAAAAAAGCGTCTGATGCGATGATTGCCAATAATAATTTAGCGAAAGCCTCTATGATTCAGACAGCTGGACAAATGATGAACATGAGCACGCAAGCTCAAAAGATTTCCGAAAATTATGATCGGATGGGCAACCCGATTTACAAGGTGAATCAAGCGGGTTTAGCAGTCGCAAACACCTTAAATAAAATTGCATTAAACGGTAATGCTTCTGTATTAGCCTTACGATTGTTAGGTCCTACCGCTAATATGAAGCAACTTCGTGATATGCAAGGAATGATTAATCAAGGTCTTGTGCGTTTTCAAATGGTTGCATTAGCAGCTTTAGCAACAAGTGTTTTAGTATATGGCGGGTTGCACAAAGCAGCAATGGACTCTGTTAAAGGTTATAAAGAAGCATTTGAAGAGATGAAAGCTACAGTACGCGAAGCATTCCAGCCTATGGTTGATGTGTTTGGGATGGTGATGATGAAAGTATATGAATTCATTACTGTCGTGGCAAATTTAGTCATTAAATTCAATGAAGCACATCCAGTACTGGCAAAAATCATCCAAGCAATTATGATGCTTGTTCCTGTACTTACACTGTTGTTATCACCGCTAGCCATTGGAATTGGATTAGTTGCAGGGTTTCAAGCTGCATGGGGCTTTCTGTGGACAATAATTGGAGCACTTACGACAGGGTTAGCTTCTATAAGTGCTACAATATGGATTTTAGCAGCAACCATCGTCGTAGCAGTTGCAGCGATCATGTATCTATGGAACACCAGTGAAGGGTTCCGTAATGCAGTTATTACCGCTTGGGAGGTTATTAAAGCTGCGGCGATGGCCACATGGAATTTCATCTTAAATAACGTACTTCTGCCTGTTTGGAATGCCATTGTAAGTTTTGGGAAGCAATTATTCGGGAAACTAAAAGAGTTTTGGGATCAAAACGGCAAGCAAATTAAGCAAATTGCACAAACGATTTGGGCATTCGTGGTATCTTACGTCATTACTCATATCCAACGAATGGTCGCAACCGCTAAATTTATTTTTGAAGTATTAAAAAGCGTGGTACAAGCAGTCTGGGGAAATATCAAAGGTATCATTCAAGCTGCCATTGGCATCATATTAGGCATCATTGGTTTATTCGCTAATTTATTAACGGGGAATTGGCGTGGAGCTTGGGAAAACGTAAAAAGCATTTTGCAGAATGCTTGGGACTTGATGAAAAATGTAGCCACTATGGGAGTGAATGCATTCCTTGGGATAGTTCGTGGCTTAGGGAACGCGCTTGGCGGTGTATTTTCAAGTATTGGTAACAGCTTCTATAATGCAGGCCGCGGCTTCATTGACATGATGAT belongs to Ectobacillus sp. JY-23 and includes:
- a CDS encoding phage portal protein, which translates into the protein MLKSLIAKIRQVLYKMNLIKGIKSVSQVRDIAVSDEQYRQIEVWKQLYQGYYSEFHDIQYQTVNGKKERRMNSLNMPKVISQEMASLVFNEKCSINISDETLAANIETVFKVNNFQREFQRYLEYKFALGGIAIKGFVHGKDIKLSYVTADCFIPLSWSNKEVTEGIFVNEFFKSDKKYTHLEWHVWEGQTYVIRNELYESQNKESLGVKISLHSHFPELQEEVAINGLKRSLFVYIKPNTANNVDLNSPLGVSLYANALDTLKALDTAFDSFEREFRLGKKRILVPTNAIKTVVDPQTGTMQRYFDANDEVYEAFNFSEEMKQIQDIKVELRVEEHIAAINALLTHLAMQVGFSAGTFTFDSAGLKTATEVISENSKTFRTKTSHETTIEAGIQELINVVIEVAALYNIFPRPSKEYEVTVTFDDSITEDKTTNATYWTGLVINGLSSKKLAIMKIHGLTEEQAQKMLQEIQEENKTMLPEAVDLFGTSKPKEEDE
- a CDS encoding PBSX family phage terminase large subunit; amino-acid sequence: MTNITFSPKQLEIIRAPFDVTLEANEGTPRSGKTTAGHFRYAYYLSVTPDENHLIVAYNQEQAYRLFIDGDGTGLLHIFGDLAKPKSDRLGDHLEVHTSKGIKKVYYKGGGKVDSVKAITGMSLGSVVFCEINLLHMDMIQECFRRTFAARMRYHLADLNPPAPNHPVIENVFNVQKTRWKHWTIQDNPIITPERKQEIYDTLAKNPYLLQRDWYGKRVMPEGVIYAMFDMDKHIVSTLQGEPLEMYFTADGGQSDATSCACYIVTRQKVDDQLKYKLNRVAHYYHSGKETGQTKAMSIYAKEIKEFVQWCVATFQMRYTEVFVDPACKSLREELHLLLIDTRKADNNAHDVKGNAKGIEVGIERGQNALSNGQFYLVETEQYGHYHFLKEVGMYCRDDSGKPIDEWNHAMDEFRYGVNYFYKRYVI
- a CDS encoding putative minor capsid protein, yielding MTRPIPLQLLIHTVEYHQYNGNSTWGEAYKAPVMLYNVLVQSIPSYRRKIGTSEREQENNSSILFFDAVHSYPKVNWQEKSKIVLNGTTYYVANVDEFYGFGTTPHHWEVTLV
- a CDS encoding minor capsid protein; the encoded protein is MIKFDVKITYDAQKTMDKAQQALNKAQLALDEQILKDSNNFIPKDTGALEQSSLRFSRPGEGHIEWNTPYARRLYYNPQYNFSQDKNPNAQGLWFEEAKARHGSDWEKIAQHTVNQNMG
- a CDS encoding phage tail tube protein, which encodes MPPQGLLLQSTHLFELNTTPGVAPGTFARLAEGLNNFEPNTNEEVAQDTYLDGKGFASSTVTGAQLILTFTGHRKFGNPAQDYIFSKLTKLGSERETDFRWTLPDGSKFEGACTIANIEGPSGDANAKGEISFEIHFNGEPTFTPAAADGTPPTVTTNPIDGATGFAVGSNIVWTFSEAIQSSLVTDANFFVTKADGTPVAGTLALSAGNTVVTFDPTANLTAATDYIAVATRNVKDVAGNALAANSITNFRTV
- a CDS encoding Gp15 family bacteriophage protein, with amino-acid sequence MSSFLLTSDFDDSFLYKGQVLHVDLSFDNVLRVFELFKDPVFSDGEKIEIALEMLLIEYSSIQHLSTKDLYTLFLYIFKEFLDMDLTQQEEADSQKVYDFEQDAGIIYASFLRAYQMDLFEQHGKLHWRKFLQLLTHLDEKSKFKEVISYRQMKVPAPDKHNQEYRDHVMRMKRMYRLEQEINEQQALEQLDKKFDNVAAFLKTRG
- a CDS encoding minor capsid protein — encoded protein: MDLLQRLIDKITTNIALPAPIQVGVLSTQSPAICIRQTPSYPSTKYLDKGNTYQFAFQILIKDHNQQQAVFTLQDITFFLDNLGNGAIVSGNGSFSFVSCNVYTMPNFVQKTEHDEYVYTALFQAEIERRGV
- a CDS encoding phage minor capsid protein, yielding MALTPNQLQQLSMFMVDIYNAIEEELLVNIARILKQDRDLLLLAENGAEYQHWRIVQLQKLNTLTQQQMRIIAKHSGKTAEELKKMLETAGFTAVEQHESIFQEALQGGSSLLTAPPPHTSMALISVLNAYEQRAKDTFNLINTTMLQQSQQVYIDVLNKTVGKVLSGVITPQQALKQTVSEWSQRGIPALIDKAGRRWSTEAYVNMVTRTLSQQVANDMQLTRMDEYGVDLVEVSSHMGARPRCAPFQGRIFSKSGQSKRYPAFSSTSYGEAAGLLGINCHHVVYPYIQGKSTKRYQPYDAAENKQAYQESQQQRHLERQIRKAKKEANVMQALGDLEGVKEAKMKVAQRQAAMREFIEQTKRTRRYDRERIV